From Synoicihabitans lomoniglobus, the proteins below share one genomic window:
- a CDS encoding FG-GAP-like repeat-containing protein, with amino-acid sequence MPPRLFVVLSSLFVLCPPIAMGADESPPFVEFSSPSGPPGPTLFARLNPSQTGLEVNNAYDDPQMWGSRYRAFMGGGMGSGVAVGDFDNDGKPDLYVSTKTKPGRLFRNRGGWRFEDVTVDTGLAETASVMGWIKSAISSDEPVVWRQGATFADVNNDGWLDLYVCRNNATNFLYMNQGDGTFVEEAESRGLGIIDGSVIGAFADFDRDGWLDVLVLTNQVDGTEPLGRNDRLFRNRGNGYFAEVTTSAGIRGPTFGHSATWLDYDNDRWPDIYLANDFSGPDYLYRNNHDGTFTNVIDTVTPHTPYSSMGADLGDINNDGHPDLLVADMATTSREKHQRGLAASHEDVLAMGTRPATAPQYTRNALLLNTGRGVFAETAYWSGLAATDWTWSLLFEDFDNDGWTDLHVTNGMVREANNRDLLNRMMRALSDSARIRVMKNAPLLAEANLAYRNRRDGRFEAVSARWGLDEVGVSFGAAAADFDSDGDLDLVVLNHHGGLTVHRNDTAAGNRVQIRLRGVRSNRYGVDARVRLESASTGSQSRTITVARGYASGGELVAHFGLGPDEVIQRLDIAWPSGANQVFTHLPANRAYLIKESDNAPTPAPAPPAWFEETADTMGLAWVDASSLTIPDHEQIFLPFRTDRRGPGVAVADVNGDGQDDVYLGATSGSPARLLLWQDGTYRVQETRGLPHAIVEEGPPLWFDADGDGSTDLLVTRASANSTAWPEAFQPTLFKHDGELAFSPTPALPPLRLNVGAAGVADIDGDGDLDLFLGGRSVPGLYPENPLSVLLRNEGGRFVDVTAGADPFGELGLVTSALFRDVDQDGRPDLVIATEWDTVHYFHNEDGRRFSDHTKAAGFTSGGKGWWSSLASADFNGDGRLDFAVGNLGLNTFYRATPSTPVSLLYGDFAQNGSPLLVEATTENGTLYPVRSREELGARLPFILRKFRNNDDFARAPLRAILSETAIADAVRLDATNFSSGVFLSQPDGSFQFEALPPLAQLGPIQGLVATDLDGDGHADLAAVQNSDAAVPRFHGGVGAIMRGHGDGSFTVLRPDQSGLVAPGNGRALVTLDPDGDGRPGLFYTQHGGRSAFLQPQSPATSGWLAIRLRGTPGNPSAIGALVRIEYAEGSTTTHEIGSGGGWFSQSAPIIHAAVPGERAIVAVAVRWPDGRQTRHTGGPDSGSWILNYDSTP; translated from the coding sequence ATGCCTCCTCGATTATTCGTAGTTCTTTCGAGCCTTTTCGTGCTCTGCCCGCCCATCGCGATGGGTGCGGATGAAAGTCCGCCATTCGTTGAGTTCTCCTCCCCGTCGGGTCCTCCGGGACCAACCCTGTTCGCGCGCCTGAACCCGTCGCAGACCGGCTTGGAAGTAAACAACGCCTACGACGATCCTCAAATGTGGGGATCACGCTATCGCGCGTTTATGGGTGGCGGCATGGGCTCCGGCGTGGCCGTCGGCGACTTTGACAACGACGGAAAACCCGATCTCTACGTCAGCACCAAGACCAAACCTGGCCGCCTCTTTCGCAATCGGGGCGGATGGCGTTTCGAGGATGTGACCGTAGACACCGGCCTGGCCGAAACTGCCTCCGTGATGGGCTGGATCAAAAGCGCCATATCCTCCGACGAACCCGTGGTTTGGCGGCAGGGTGCCACCTTCGCCGACGTCAATAACGACGGTTGGCTCGACCTCTACGTGTGCCGCAACAACGCCACCAACTTCCTCTACATGAACCAAGGAGACGGCACCTTTGTCGAAGAGGCGGAATCCCGCGGTCTCGGTATTATTGACGGCAGTGTCATCGGAGCCTTCGCCGACTTCGATCGCGACGGCTGGCTCGATGTGTTGGTGCTCACCAATCAAGTCGACGGCACGGAGCCGCTCGGCCGCAACGACCGCCTTTTCCGTAATCGCGGGAACGGCTATTTCGCCGAAGTCACCACGTCGGCAGGAATTCGTGGCCCCACGTTTGGCCATTCCGCCACGTGGCTCGACTACGACAATGATCGCTGGCCCGACATTTACCTGGCCAACGATTTCTCCGGCCCCGACTACCTGTATCGAAACAATCATGACGGCACCTTCACCAACGTGATTGATACCGTCACCCCTCACACGCCCTACTCGTCCATGGGGGCCGATCTGGGGGACATCAACAATGACGGCCACCCCGACTTGCTCGTGGCCGACATGGCGACCACCTCACGCGAAAAACACCAACGCGGACTCGCGGCTTCGCACGAAGATGTGCTCGCCATGGGCACGCGCCCCGCAACCGCCCCGCAATACACCCGCAACGCCCTACTGCTCAACACGGGAAGGGGCGTGTTTGCGGAGACCGCCTATTGGTCTGGCCTCGCCGCCACCGATTGGACGTGGTCGCTGCTCTTCGAGGATTTCGACAATGATGGCTGGACCGACCTGCATGTCACCAACGGCATGGTTCGCGAAGCCAACAACCGCGACTTGCTCAACCGTATGATGCGCGCGCTGTCCGATTCCGCCCGCATTCGCGTCATGAAAAACGCCCCGCTGCTGGCGGAGGCCAATCTGGCTTACCGCAACCGGCGCGACGGACGATTCGAAGCGGTATCCGCCCGTTGGGGACTCGACGAGGTCGGCGTGAGTTTCGGGGCCGCCGCCGCCGACTTCGATTCGGACGGTGATCTCGACTTGGTGGTGCTCAACCACCACGGCGGACTCACCGTCCACCGCAACGACACCGCCGCCGGTAACCGCGTCCAGATACGTCTGCGTGGCGTGCGTTCCAATCGCTACGGCGTCGACGCCCGGGTGCGCCTGGAAAGCGCCTCCACCGGCTCTCAATCACGCACCATCACCGTCGCCCGCGGCTATGCATCTGGCGGTGAATTGGTGGCTCACTTCGGTCTCGGTCCGGACGAAGTGATTCAACGGCTCGACATTGCATGGCCGTCCGGGGCTAACCAGGTATTCACCCATCTGCCCGCCAATCGCGCTTATCTCATCAAGGAATCCGACAACGCCCCCACGCCAGCACCAGCCCCGCCGGCCTGGTTTGAGGAAACCGCCGACACCATGGGTCTCGCATGGGTTGATGCCTCCAGTTTGACCATTCCCGACCACGAACAAATCTTCCTGCCTTTCCGCACCGATCGCCGTGGCCCCGGCGTCGCCGTCGCCGACGTCAACGGAGACGGTCAAGACGATGTCTATCTCGGAGCCACCTCCGGATCGCCCGCTCGCCTCCTGCTATGGCAGGACGGCACCTATCGCGTGCAAGAAACTCGCGGTCTGCCTCACGCCATCGTGGAGGAAGGCCCCCCCCTGTGGTTTGATGCCGACGGTGACGGCTCGACGGACCTGCTGGTCACCCGAGCCAGTGCCAACTCCACAGCGTGGCCGGAAGCGTTCCAGCCCACCTTGTTCAAACACGATGGGGAATTGGCTTTTTCTCCGACTCCCGCTTTGCCCCCCCTCCGGCTCAATGTCGGCGCGGCCGGTGTGGCCGACATTGATGGCGATGGTGACCTCGATCTGTTTCTTGGCGGACGCTCCGTGCCCGGATTGTATCCCGAAAATCCCCTCAGCGTATTACTTCGCAACGAGGGTGGTAGGTTTGTCGATGTTACGGCCGGAGCCGATCCATTCGGCGAACTTGGACTCGTCACCAGTGCGCTGTTTCGCGATGTCGATCAGGACGGTCGCCCCGATCTCGTGATCGCGACCGAATGGGACACCGTGCACTACTTCCACAACGAAGACGGGCGACGCTTTTCCGATCACACCAAAGCCGCCGGATTTACCTCCGGTGGCAAAGGTTGGTGGAGCAGTTTGGCCAGTGCCGATTTCAACGGCGATGGGCGGCTTGATTTCGCCGTCGGCAACCTCGGCCTGAACACGTTCTACCGGGCCACCCCATCCACTCCGGTCTCGCTGCTTTACGGCGACTTCGCCCAAAACGGGTCCCCGCTGCTGGTCGAGGCCACCACGGAAAACGGCACCTTGTATCCGGTCCGCAGTCGCGAGGAACTGGGCGCGCGGTTACCGTTTATTCTGCGCAAGTTTCGCAACAACGATGACTTCGCCCGCGCTCCACTCCGTGCGATTTTGAGCGAAACTGCCATAGCGGACGCAGTCCGTCTCGATGCGACCAATTTTTCCTCCGGCGTCTTTCTGAGCCAACCCGATGGTTCCTTTCAATTCGAAGCGTTGCCGCCCCTCGCCCAGCTCGGTCCCATTCAAGGTCTCGTGGCCACCGATCTCGACGGCGATGGTCACGCTGATTTGGCCGCGGTGCAAAATAGTGACGCCGCCGTTCCTCGCTTTCACGGCGGGGTGGGCGCGATCATGCGTGGTCACGGAGATGGTTCGTTCACCGTCCTGCGTCCCGATCAATCGGGACTGGTCGCCCCGGGAAATGGCCGCGCACTCGTGACACTCGATCCCGATGGTGATGGTCGGCCCGGTTTATTTTACACCCAACACGGCGGGCGAAGCGCATTCCTCCAACCTCAATCCCCCGCGACCTCCGGATGGCTGGCAATTCGTCTGCGCGGAACCCCAGGCAATCCCTCCGCCATTGGGGCGCTCGTGCGAATCGAATACGCGGAGGGTTCCACCACCACTCACGAAATCGGGAGCGGCGGGGGTTGGTTCAGTCAATCCGCACCAATCATTCACGCCGCCGTCCCGGGTGAACGCGCGATCGTCGCGGTCGCGGTGCGCTGGCCCGATGGCCGTCAGACGCGACACACCGGAGGTCCGGACAGCGGTTCGTGGATCCTCAACTACGACTCGACGCCATGA
- a CDS encoding tetratricopeptide repeat protein, translating into MKSPPVSRKFAWLRWLAPAVLATLFWLGLRADFAAVRWSAALSAEGSPPPAFSAAANTGYAFDQQHFLGSHWRGPTYRWIATMQPRQTAASPFRRHYIADTLPAGRHDLSPRIYTAWLVGLMWVGDLFHDTSWAISAERTALWEPVISHMLALLAVILFCWRRWGVVRAALGGSFVALYPPFAAQFMPGVLTSTTWALLLATYALAQVWPRSGSAGLTGMFSIRASLATGLALWLNPAVGFPVVLIVAGVGCYAQASTSPTVSFWPWAATGAALVGTGWAIDGAHWDPTVGELRYAHPLYGLAWLGIGLVLHGGQNKRRSDSVSTRRWITIAVGLALMFPLAYVQIKHAFPGWLHFGTESGQIASLDQTVRFTSIFDWVDSVDAAQIFFVITPLGAALSAIMVVFTRPHWFEPWERQAVMIGAVTVLGAMIMTVFRVRWNLITTLLALPLVWQVVSHAPLGWRRCLLTATGIFGFAMAAWGQALPDALRRPSGEVVPQPRDLEAMVFRHFSHWLASHSPDRELRVLAPPDLADSIIFHGHGRTLMSSAWESHPGLVAAARVLSSPESTEAEAVIESLGLTHIVITSWDRVMIQLTNAPLDANRDTLYERLQRWVLPRFLRPLPYQLPATPGYDEQKLAVFAVVPPQDEALALSRLAEYFAEVRRPDPASRVAQTLAEAFPQDPNAAMARAMVYELTGRPHAFQIELDLLSDQIARGIVPMDWDRRVVRAITLALGKRHDLAKPEIIACGESMTDENLRQLTPLQAFRLRKLVGIYQLSFPSPELETLAHAISSEYQS; encoded by the coding sequence ATGAAATCACCCCCCGTTTCTCGGAAATTCGCATGGCTGCGTTGGCTGGCGCCGGCGGTGCTCGCCACCCTCTTCTGGCTGGGGCTCCGGGCCGACTTCGCCGCCGTGCGCTGGAGCGCTGCGCTTTCAGCGGAAGGCAGTCCGCCCCCCGCCTTCAGTGCCGCCGCAAACACGGGCTATGCGTTCGACCAGCAGCACTTCCTCGGCTCCCATTGGCGGGGGCCGACCTACCGGTGGATTGCCACCATGCAACCGCGCCAAACCGCCGCCAGTCCGTTTCGACGTCACTACATCGCGGATACACTCCCGGCCGGACGTCATGATTTATCCCCGCGGATTTACACGGCATGGTTGGTCGGACTCATGTGGGTGGGCGATCTGTTTCACGACACGTCGTGGGCAATCAGCGCTGAGCGCACGGCGTTGTGGGAGCCGGTCATTTCTCACATGCTCGCCTTACTCGCCGTGATCCTGTTTTGCTGGCGGCGGTGGGGAGTCGTGAGGGCCGCGCTGGGAGGATCGTTCGTTGCACTCTATCCGCCGTTTGCCGCTCAATTCATGCCCGGCGTTTTAACGAGCACCACGTGGGCACTCCTGCTGGCGACTTATGCGCTCGCCCAGGTTTGGCCTCGCTCCGGCTCAGCGGGGCTCACCGGGATGTTCAGCATTCGTGCGTCCCTGGCGACGGGGCTCGCGCTGTGGCTCAATCCAGCGGTAGGTTTTCCGGTGGTGTTGATCGTGGCTGGCGTCGGTTGCTACGCCCAGGCTTCGACCTCACCAACGGTGTCGTTTTGGCCGTGGGCCGCCACCGGTGCCGCCCTCGTCGGCACCGGTTGGGCCATCGACGGCGCGCACTGGGACCCGACCGTGGGAGAATTGCGATATGCGCATCCGCTTTATGGTCTCGCGTGGCTGGGGATAGGCCTCGTGTTACACGGAGGACAAAATAAACGGCGGTCCGATTCCGTCTCCACGAGACGCTGGATTACGATCGCAGTCGGGCTCGCGCTGATGTTTCCGCTGGCCTATGTGCAGATCAAACATGCCTTTCCCGGGTGGCTGCACTTTGGCACCGAATCGGGCCAAATCGCATCACTTGATCAGACCGTGCGATTCACCAGTATTTTCGATTGGGTGGATTCTGTCGACGCCGCCCAAATCTTTTTCGTGATCACGCCCCTGGGCGCGGCCTTGAGCGCGATTATGGTCGTCTTCACTCGACCCCATTGGTTCGAACCGTGGGAACGCCAAGCCGTGATGATCGGAGCAGTGACGGTGTTGGGCGCCATGATAATGACGGTCTTCAGGGTGCGGTGGAATCTGATCACCACCTTGCTGGCCCTGCCGTTGGTGTGGCAGGTGGTTTCGCACGCACCGCTGGGGTGGCGGCGATGCCTGTTGACCGCGACGGGCATATTCGGATTCGCGATGGCGGCATGGGGCCAAGCGTTGCCGGACGCACTACGCCGCCCCTCCGGCGAAGTGGTGCCGCAACCGCGTGATCTGGAAGCCATGGTGTTTCGTCACTTTTCTCATTGGCTTGCTTCTCATTCCCCGGATCGGGAACTTCGCGTGCTCGCGCCACCCGATCTCGCGGATTCCATCATTTTTCACGGCCATGGTCGGACGCTCATGTCGTCGGCATGGGAATCACACCCGGGCTTGGTGGCGGCGGCGCGTGTCCTCAGTTCGCCGGAATCCACGGAGGCGGAAGCGGTGATCGAAAGTCTCGGCCTGACTCATATCGTCATCACCTCATGGGACCGGGTGATGATCCAGTTAACCAACGCACCGCTGGATGCCAACCGGGACACGCTCTACGAACGACTGCAGCGCTGGGTGCTTCCGCGCTTTCTGCGCCCCTTGCCCTACCAACTTCCGGCCACTCCCGGATACGATGAACAAAAACTTGCGGTGTTCGCCGTCGTGCCACCTCAGGATGAAGCCTTGGCCTTGAGTCGACTGGCCGAATATTTCGCCGAAGTGCGTCGCCCGGACCCGGCCAGCAGGGTTGCGCAAACCTTGGCGGAGGCCTTTCCCCAGGATCCCAACGCCGCCATGGCCCGCGCCATGGTCTACGAATTGACCGGCCGCCCCCATGCCTTTCAAATCGAATTGGACCTATTGTCCGATCAAATCGCCCGCGGGATTGTGCCCATGGATTGGGATCGACGCGTGGTGCGCGCCATCACGCTGGCCCTGGGCAAACGCCACGACCTCGCCAAGCCCGAGATCATAGCGTGTGGTGAAAGCATGACCGACGAAAATCTGCGCCAGCTGACCCCGCTGCAGGCGTTTCGCCTGCGTAAACTCGTTGGCATCTATCAACTCAGCTTTCCGTCACCCGAGTTGGAAACACTCGCACATGCGATTTCGTCCGAATATCAATCCTGA
- a CDS encoding sensor histidine kinase, with protein MSAYRSTACGWLRFLIPISVWLTHASPSLTADEPSIGLPITRSYSIEEIGVTRGPQLDFDRYGRLAVIGGGSYIVLNDGAWIELKEGRPGAPIFLEVTNAPDGRAYFGALATWGIADYASNGEIQAVSMRPDHYPEWINVTNFTHINLIENGILFSGSNGIVHLNPGTGALRFHEIPQIATVFTFEDSIFVSSNSLGTARFDLETGETTLIDPEITIHQVATLANGRLVTATTGGSLLFFDGREFTDIGIRLNGQSTGGISRLEALPDGGFAAAVDGSGVYLFHGDGKSRMALTTTSYRRVYDLAAREAGVLWIAKESSLEKVLYNDPVSVIDQRSDVVIGWPQVFQWSEQTVVASNGRLYDMNLAQDGRHYVFNEIPNPPPTGAWAVASNQKHLVVGNGEGVFFRTSDGFVRIPGMPEASRLFLPEDDLCIVVGISEIAAMRWADGKWAECAPRVPGVGFPSIAHPAANSLWIELGLNRAARVWFENGQLHKQLFLDFPWADPTWVNIGILNNYAVLSGPENQRVYLDCTTGEPIPPPPLESALQQVSQSILRVAQDESGRIWATLANGIVTLHPGEESYQLDTHSLSAISDLYPVITLLNQQHAWISTESALYHVDQDFQIPVPSIVQPFLVSIKDGKTGLEIYSAAEVLDEIAPLPWEKNHLVFRYFSGGYITMRDPVYEFTMENGGNSWSVQSADSLLTLPQLEEGVYHLSVQLKDGNTPIGKPILTHFTVRPPWYRAPLAYVAYWSSGLLLCVAVALWGVGQAKRKHDYLEQLVRERTDELRATGAKLTEEARTSATLAERNRLAGEIHDSLQQGLSGLALHLESTLKINHLEPDIHARLSVARRMVSFTRQEVQQAVWDLESPLLQNDSLDHALVKLAELIGNETPRIEVETMGTDIHVSSTINHHLLRMAQEAITNAVRHSGAAVVQVQLQVTTVQVLLTISDNGQGFVIADVLTGGVGHFGLRGLRSRAQKINGDLQVTSSPGEGTTVRIAVPLPDSSASTTNPA; from the coding sequence ATGTCTGCGTATCGCTCGACCGCTTGCGGATGGCTGCGATTCCTCATCCCGATTTCAGTTTGGCTGACCCACGCAAGCCCCTCTCTGACGGCCGACGAGCCTTCGATTGGCCTGCCGATCACTCGCTCCTATTCGATCGAGGAAATCGGAGTCACGCGCGGTCCGCAGCTCGATTTCGACCGTTACGGTCGTCTGGCCGTGATCGGTGGAGGCAGCTACATCGTGCTCAACGATGGAGCTTGGATCGAACTGAAGGAAGGACGACCGGGTGCCCCGATTTTCCTGGAAGTCACCAACGCCCCCGACGGTCGCGCCTACTTCGGAGCGCTCGCGACCTGGGGCATTGCCGACTACGCGAGCAACGGCGAAATCCAAGCCGTGTCGATGCGTCCGGACCACTATCCCGAGTGGATCAACGTGACCAACTTCACCCACATCAATCTGATCGAAAACGGCATCCTTTTCTCCGGTTCGAACGGGATCGTGCACCTCAATCCCGGGACGGGAGCGCTGCGATTCCACGAGATACCGCAGATCGCGACCGTCTTTACCTTCGAGGATTCGATATTTGTTTCGTCCAACTCGCTCGGCACCGCTCGATTCGATCTGGAGACGGGCGAAACCACCTTGATCGACCCGGAGATCACCATTCACCAGGTGGCGACGCTCGCCAACGGCCGCCTCGTCACGGCCACCACCGGCGGCAGCTTGCTCTTCTTTGACGGTCGTGAATTTACCGACATCGGCATCCGGTTGAACGGCCAAAGCACGGGGGGCATTTCCCGACTCGAAGCCCTGCCCGACGGTGGTTTTGCCGCCGCCGTGGATGGCAGCGGAGTGTATCTGTTCCATGGCGACGGAAAATCGCGCATGGCGCTCACGACGACCAGCTACCGCCGGGTGTATGATCTCGCCGCCCGCGAAGCTGGCGTGCTGTGGATCGCGAAGGAAAGCTCATTGGAGAAAGTGCTCTACAACGATCCCGTTTCCGTGATCGACCAACGCTCGGACGTCGTTATCGGCTGGCCCCAAGTTTTCCAATGGAGTGAACAGACGGTCGTCGCATCCAACGGCCGTCTCTACGACATGAACTTGGCGCAGGACGGGCGTCACTACGTATTCAACGAAATCCCCAACCCACCGCCCACCGGCGCATGGGCCGTCGCCTCCAATCAGAAACATCTCGTGGTGGGCAACGGTGAAGGCGTCTTTTTCCGCACTTCCGACGGGTTTGTTCGCATTCCCGGCATGCCCGAAGCGAGCCGCCTGTTTCTCCCGGAAGACGATCTTTGTATCGTGGTGGGCATTAGCGAAATCGCCGCCATGCGCTGGGCCGACGGAAAATGGGCCGAGTGCGCTCCACGCGTGCCCGGCGTCGGTTTTCCGTCGATCGCCCACCCTGCGGCCAACTCCCTTTGGATCGAACTCGGTCTCAATCGCGCGGCTCGGGTCTGGTTCGAGAACGGTCAGTTGCACAAGCAATTGTTTCTCGATTTTCCGTGGGCCGATCCCACCTGGGTCAATATCGGCATTCTGAACAACTACGCCGTGCTCAGCGGCCCCGAAAATCAACGCGTTTACCTCGACTGCACCACCGGAGAACCCATCCCTCCTCCTCCGCTCGAAAGCGCACTTCAGCAGGTTTCGCAATCCATTCTACGCGTGGCCCAGGATGAAAGCGGACGGATTTGGGCCACGCTGGCCAACGGGATCGTCACGCTCCACCCCGGCGAGGAATCCTACCAACTCGATACCCATTCCCTCAGCGCCATCAGCGACCTCTACCCGGTCATCACCCTGCTCAATCAACAGCATGCCTGGATCTCCACCGAATCCGCCCTCTACCACGTGGACCAGGATTTTCAGATCCCCGTGCCTTCGATCGTCCAGCCATTTTTGGTTTCGATCAAGGATGGGAAAACCGGGTTGGAAATCTACTCCGCCGCTGAGGTCCTCGATGAAATCGCCCCTTTGCCATGGGAGAAAAACCATCTGGTATTTCGGTATTTTTCCGGTGGATACATCACCATGCGCGATCCCGTGTATGAATTCACCATGGAAAATGGCGGCAATAGCTGGAGCGTGCAAAGTGCCGACTCCTTGCTCACGCTACCACAACTAGAGGAAGGGGTTTACCACCTTTCCGTGCAGCTTAAGGACGGCAACACCCCGATCGGTAAACCCATTCTCACTCATTTCACCGTGCGACCTCCCTGGTATCGGGCCCCGCTGGCGTATGTCGCCTATTGGAGTTCGGGCCTGCTTTTGTGCGTCGCCGTCGCCTTGTGGGGCGTGGGCCAGGCCAAGCGGAAACACGACTATCTCGAACAGCTCGTGCGCGAGCGCACCGACGAATTGCGCGCTACCGGAGCCAAACTCACCGAGGAGGCTCGCACTTCCGCCACCCTGGCTGAGCGCAATCGTCTCGCCGGCGAAATCCACGACAGCCTGCAACAGGGATTGAGCGGACTCGCCTTGCATCTGGAATCCACCCTCAAAATCAACCACCTTGAGCCCGACATCCACGCCCGCCTTAGCGTGGCGCGACGCATGGTTTCGTTCACCCGGCAGGAGGTTCAACAAGCCGTGTGGGATCTGGAGTCACCTCTCCTCCAAAACGACAGCCTCGATCATGCGCTCGTCAAATTGGCCGAACTCATCGGCAACGAAACGCCACGGATTGAGGTCGAGACGATGGGCACCGATATTCACGTTTCGTCGACCATCAATCACCACTTGTTACGCATGGCCCAGGAGGCGATCACCAACGCGGTGCGCCACAGCGGGGCCGCCGTGGTGCAGGTGCAACTACAAGTCACCACCGTGCAAGTGCTGCTCACCATCAGCGACAATGGCCAAGGCTTCGTGATCGCCGATGTGCTCACCGGCGGAGTCGGTCATTTTGGACTGCGCGGCCTCCGCTCCCGGGCCCAAAAAATCAACGGTGATCTGCAGGTCACCAGCAGTCCCGGCGAAGGCACCACGGTCCGCATCGCCGTGCCTCTCCCCGACTCTTCCGCCTCGACCACCAACCCAGCTTAA
- a CDS encoding response regulator yields the protein MTPAKIRILLIDDHIVLRMGLAQAANDAPDMEVVGEAENGEDAIKVYRACHPDVVVLDMRMPKHSGLETIKMLKEEFGPVRVLIFSNYASGDEALQSFQAGALGFVVKDMPLERLLEGIRCVHQGDQYIPAEVASRMSRRVVSQLSKREFEVLSFVAKGLSNKEIAAELNLVEGTVKVHLTNILAKLQVSDRTQAILAAIKRGIINVD from the coding sequence ATGACCCCCGCCAAAATTAGAATTCTGCTCATCGACGATCACATCGTCCTCCGCATGGGACTCGCTCAAGCCGCCAACGATGCTCCCGATATGGAGGTCGTAGGCGAGGCCGAGAACGGTGAAGACGCGATCAAAGTTTACCGGGCCTGCCACCCCGATGTGGTCGTGCTCGATATGCGCATGCCCAAACACAGCGGCTTGGAAACCATCAAGATGCTGAAGGAGGAATTCGGTCCGGTGCGGGTGCTTATCTTCAGCAACTACGCGAGTGGCGACGAAGCGCTCCAATCTTTTCAAGCCGGCGCATTGGGATTCGTGGTCAAAGACATGCCATTGGAACGTTTGCTGGAGGGCATTCGATGCGTGCACCAAGGCGACCAGTATATTCCGGCCGAAGTCGCCTCTCGCATGAGCCGGCGCGTGGTTTCCCAACTTTCCAAACGAGAGTTCGAGGTGCTTTCGTTCGTCGCCAAAGGGCTTTCCAACAAGGAAATCGCGGCGGAACTCAACCTGGTTGAAGGCACCGTGAAAGTGCACCTCACCAACATCCTCGCCAAACTTCAGGTCTCGGATCGCACCCAGGCCATCCTCGCCGCCATTAAACGCGGCATCATCAACGTCGACTGA